DNA sequence from the Pseudodesulfovibrio senegalensis genome:
GCTGTCATGGTCACGGCCAAGATGCCCGTATCGGTCAAGCCCGGTTCTACCATCGATGTGACTGTATCCTCGCTGGGTGATGCCGAAAGCCTGCTCGGTGGGGTTTTGCTGGTTACGCCGCTCAAGGGGTTGGACGGCAGGGTTTATGCGGTCGGGCAGGGCGCGCTGACCATCGGGGGATTTGCCCTCAGCGGTGAGGCCGCGAGTGCACAGAAGAACATTCCCACCGTGGGCAGGATTCCCAACGGGGCCGTGGTGGAACGCGCTGTGCCTTTCAAGTTCAACCGTCAGGACGGCATGACTGTCAATCTCACTATTCAGGACTTCAATACCACCATGCAGGTGGTTCGGCGCATCAACGCCACGTTGGGCGGTGAATTCGCCCGTGCCGAAGACATTTCCACGGTGAAGCTTTCCATCCCCGACAAATTCCGGGGCAACATGGTTCCGCTCATGGCTTCGCTGGAGAACCTGAATATTACTCCGGACGGCAAGGCAAAGGTTGTGGTTGACGAAAAAACCGGAACCGTTGTTCTCGGGCAGGATGTGCGTCTTTCCAAGGTGGCCGTGGCACACGGCAACCTGCAGGTGGTCATCGCCGAGGACGAGGAAGTGAGCCAGCCCGGTCCTTTCTCCGAGGGAGAAACCGTTGTTACCCCGCAGACCGACGTGCAGGTTAGTGAGCAGAATAACCGGCTCATGCTCATGGAAGGGGCAACGCTTCAGGAGCTGGTGGACGGTTTGAATTCCATAGGAGCGTCTCCGCGTGACCTGATTTCAATCATCAGAACACTCAAGGTTGCGGGATCGCTGCACGCAGAAGTGGAGGTCATTTAAGATGGTCGAATCCTCATTTGGTGCAGAAGCCGCGGTAAGCAGTGCCGCTCAAAAGGAACTCATCAAGTTCAAGACGCAGATGGACGGTCTCAAGGAGCGGCTGGCGGCCGCTCCGGACAAGGAAGGCAAGCTTCGCGAGGCATGCAAGGATTTTGAAGCCGTATTCATTTCCAAGATGTGGAAGGAAATGAAGAACACCGTGCCCAAGGGCGGGGTGTTCGGCAGCAAGCAGAGCGAAATGTACATGTCCATGTTCGACCGCGATTTTGCCGAGAAAATGGCAGATTCCGGCGGCATTGGTCTTGGCGACATGCTGTACGACCAGCTCAAGGACAAGCTCAAGCAGAGTAGCCGGGACGCTCTGGCCGGCAAGGTGGCCATCAAGCCGCTTGAAAACGGCAGTGCGGGCATAGCCCTCAGTCCCGCGGACAGGGGAGGGGTTACGCCCGGACAAGGCCTTGGCAATCGTACCATCGATCAGTGGTTGGGCAATGAATCCGCAAGCGTTCAGGGGAAAGAGGGTTTGGCTGAACACAATGAATCCGTTGTCGATGCCGCCCTCAGCGATACGGAGGTCAAGGCCCGTCTGGATGCGTTGACACGCCGTATCGAAGGTCGCCGCAGTGCGTCCCGCGCCGCTTCCTCCGCCTATGGAGAAAGCTCGGCTTCCGCAGACGATGAGAACATTGGCAGGAAACTTGCTCGAATAGGGTAGCAGACAAGGGGCCGTTATCGGCTGAAATCTTAATAAAGATATGTATTTCAATAGAATGGTAGCGAAAGGGGATGAGGATGTTTACATTGCTTGAGGAAAATTTGGTCCGGCAAAACAAGGCAATCATGTTGTTGAGTGCCTTGTTGGAGGAAGAATTTGCCCGCTTGCAAAAGCGTAATCCCCGTGGCGTATCCCGCATAGAGCTTTCTATTCAGGAACTTCTGCGCCAGATCGCGGCTGAGCGGTTTTCCCTGAAAAGAATGTGTCAGGCCATTGATCCTGAGGCCGAACAGGTGCACATGCTGTATTCGTCCATGGACGAGACGACCCAGCAGGCCTTTGGTTCCATGCTGGCGATGCTTGACAAGATGGAACAGAAGTGTGGTCTGCAGGCCGCAAAGAATCAGGAGCTGGCGCAGGCGCTGCTGGACCAGAGCTCTTCGCTTTTGAATTTCATGCACAAGGAAATCCAGCCCAAGAAGCGTGACGCCTATTCGGCCAGAGGTCGCTTCGTGGGGGCGGGTTCGTCGCAGGCGACCATTTTGAGAGGGAGGCTGTAGCCATGGCGTTCGGGGCCAATTCCATACTTGATGTCGGGCGCTGGGCCCTTTTCGCCTCGCAGGTGCAGCTTTCTGTCACCGGTAACAACATTGCCAATGTTGATACCGAGGGCTACAGCCGACGTTCCGCAGTTCTCGAAGAAGGCATCAACATCGACTACAAGCCCGGCCAGATGGGCACGGGCGTTCAGGTCAAGGAAATCCAGCGTCATTTCGACGAGCTGGTCGAGCGGCTGTATTATGATCAGGCTTCCCTGAGGGACAAGTGGGGCGCCCTGTACGAACAGCTGCAGAGCGTGGAGAGCCTGTTCAACGAGTCTTCGGGCATCGGCGTGAGCGATTCGCTTTCAACATATTTCAATTCCTGGAACGATCTCAGCCAGCGTCCGGAAAACTACGGAACGCGTCAGGACGTGGTCAACCAGGGCACGACCCTTGCCTCGACCATTTCCCAGGCAGACAGCTCCCTGAACGACATGCAGGAACGCATTGACGCCATGATCGATCAGGAGGTCATGAACGCCAACAACATCATGGGTCAGATCGCCGATGTGAACCGGCGCATCAACGTGCATGATATTCCGGGCAGCAACAACGCCAACGCCCTGTATGACGAACGGGCGCGCCTGGTCCGCGAGCTGGGCGAGATCGTGGACATCAATTACATCGACAACGGTCTGGGCAACGTGACCATCACCACCAAGGCTGGCCAGACCCTGGTGGACGGTGAAGAACATTTTTATCTCGAGTTCGGGGCGCCCTATGCGGAGCAGGATCTTGAGCTGGATTCCACGTTCGAGGGGCAGGTCTATTTCGAGGGTGATTCGAACTTTGAGTATACCATCGAGTTCATGGCTTCCAACTCGGGAACCACGGATGCGGGCATTGTCAGCAATTCCGGGAATGCCGCCCAGTTCAGGGTTTCGTTGGACGGTGGCAACACCTGGCTGACCAACCCGGATGGCAGCACGCGCTATTTTGCGGCCCGTCCGGATGAGGGCAAGGTCAATGTCGAGGGCGTTTCCATATGGTTCGGTTCCGCCACAGATCCCAAGGGCGACCCCACCGGAACGCTTAAGAAAGGCGATACCTTTACCATCCGACCCAGCCGCACGCTTTTCTGGGTGGAAAACACCTCTCACAAGCAAAACATCACCCCACAGGCGGATTTCACGGGGCAGGAAAACCCCGAACGCCTGACCGGCGGCAAGCTCGGCGCGTATTTTTCTTTGCGGGATCAGTATGTGGGGCGTTATCGCGAAAAGTTGGATACGCTCGCCCACAACCTGATTTGGGAAGTGAACCGCACGCACAGCCAGGGCGCGGGATTGCAAAATTACACCAGCCTGGATGGTACCTACAGCGTGGATGCCATTGACCGGCCGCTTGCCAGCGATTCCACGGGGCTTGCCTTTGGTGACAAGCTTCAGTCCGGCAGCAGCTTCGTCTACATTTACGATCCGGATACCGGTGCGATGCTTTCCAACGCCGCATTGGATTTCGACCCGGCCACGCCCGGTACCCAGATGTTTGATCCGAATCAACATTCCATGCAGGATGTGGTTGATGCCTATAACAACACCTTTGGTTCGTTCATGACCGCAGGTATCGTCAACAACCGCATTCACCTTCAGGCCAAGGACGGGTACGAATTCACGTTCGGCGCGGATTCCGCGGGGCTGAATGCTGCGCTCGGCTTGAATACGTATTTTGAAGGGGACGATGCCGGAACCATTTCTGTCAACGACACCATTGCCACGGACCTTGATTTTTTGGCTGCCGGGCATGTGAACGGCGCCGGGGAAGTCAATTCGGGCGACAACTACGTGGCTCTGGCCCTGTATGGCCTGCGCGAGCAGGATGTCGAGATGTACACGCCCATGGAAGGGTCCACCAAGCAGACGTTGATGGAATACTACAACGGGTTGGTGGGCAACGTGGGTGCCGATACCAACAACGTCAAGTTCAGTTACGATTTTACTAATTCGCTGGCAACGGATCTGGACGACCGGCAGCAGCAGGTTTCCGGAGTCAACCTTGATGAGGAAATGAGCAATCTCATCAAGTTCCAGCATTCCTACACGGCTGCAGCCAAGCTTATTACCACGGCGGACCAGATGCTCCAGACCGTGCTTTCGCTCAAGCCGTAAGGGGGACGATATGTACAGGGTTTCCCAGCAGATGCTTTTTTCCAGGTACGTGAACAACATGAACACGTCCCTGACAGATCTCATGGATCTGAACATCAAGTCGCAGACCATGAAGCGTGTCAACAAGCCCTCGGACGATCCCACGGGCATGATGCGTATTCTGGACCATCGCGATGTGATTCGTTCCCTTGACCAGTATCAGGAAAACGTGGACACGGCCAAGGGATGGCTGGGGCGTTCGGACGACACCTTGCAGCAGGCCTCCACGCTGTTGACTCGTGCCAAGGAATTGGCAACCCAGGCTGCCACCGGCACGCTCAGCGCGGACAACCGCGAGGAGATCAGTTACGAATTGCGCAGTCTTTTCGATCAGATGATCGGTCTTTCCAACACGGAATTCGAGGGCAAAAGCATTTATTCGGGACACAAGACCGATGGCAACGCCTTTGAAAAGATCATGTGGATGACCACCAACGACAAGAATCTGAACAACAACAATACATTCCGCGTGGAAGGCACCTCGGAAACCACGGTGCTGGTCCAGTTTTACGATACGAGCGACACGGCTGCCCCCGGCGATACCATGGCCCTGAACGATCCCAACCTCGGGATTCGTTACAGTTCGGACGGCGGCGATTCTTGGAAAGACGGAACAGTGGCCTTTGCAGGCGGCGAAGCCCGATTGCAGATGCCGGGAAGCGGCACGTCCGTTGTTTTCAACAACAATTCCGATGTGCGTATCAATAGTCATGATGATGAAAACGACGGGCGGGGCACATGGCTCTGGCTCCGTCCTTCCGCCCGCTATCTTGGCGACGATGTGGACTCCGTGGACGTGGACAAGATGGGCTCTGGGACCGGAGTCTACGAGGCCGAAGCCAGCGGTTCGTTTCCTCACGGCAACGTCATGGTTCGCATCGACAATGATTCTGCCGTGGATTTCGACGAGGAAATTGAATATTCCTTCAGTATCGATGGTGGACTGACCTGGAAAACCGGCAACCGGGCCTATGCGGACGCCACGGCCAGCAATGCGGTACTGAGCATCCAGCCCGGCGGCGTGCTGACCCTGAATTCAAACGGCGGCAATACGTTGCAGCCCGGAACCCAGTTCGTGATTCATCCCCGCACCGCGGATATCAATCTGGACATTTCCGAAACCGAAAGCGTGCGCGTCAACGATATTGGCAAGGATCTTTTCGGCGGTATCTATCAGGATCCGGACGTGACCATATCCAATGGCGGCAACGCAACCCTGCTGGGCAGTTCCAACGCCATGCCCATGTTTTATGACAACGACGGGCAGGCCGGGATGTTCCTGGCTGCGTCCAATGCCTCGACCACCGAGAATATTTTTGAAGTCATGGGCAACCTCATCGCTTTTACGGAAACCAACAACCAGACCGGCGTACAGCAAATGCTGGCCAGTCTGGAGGTGGCGCATGAACATCTGATGAACCGGGCCGCCAGCGTGGGCGGCCGTGAGAACAGGCTCTCGGTTGCGGATAATATTCTTTCCGGTCTTGAGTTGAACGAGAAGGAGTTGCTCAGCAACGTGGAGGATGCGGACGTCACCGAGTTAATGACGGATCTGGCGCAAAAGCAGATCATTTACGAATCCGTGTTGCGTTCGTCGTCCATGATCATGCAGATGAACCTGACCAAGTTTATCTAACATCTGAATGATACTGGACATACCATTCGGCCTGGGGTAAACCGGGCCATACCGTGCCCGATTGTCGGCACGGCGTACAACAAGGTTCTTATCGTATGCTGATTCTGACCCGGAAACCGGGAGAAAGCCTTTATCTGGGCGATAATATCAAGCTGAAGATCCTGAATATTCAGGGGAAGCAGATCAAGATCGGCCTGGACGTACCCGATGACATGACTGTCTATCGGGAAGAGGTGTATTTGAAGATCAAGGAACAGAACCGGCAGGCACTGGAAAGTTCCCAGCAGGACCTGCTCGCGGCGGCGACATTATGGCTAGAGAAAGAAAGCAAGTAATCCAGACGCGTCTCGGTGAACGCGAAATCAGCACCGACGCGATCGTATATTTTCCCCGTGGGCTGGTGGGCCTTGAGGACAAGCGCGAGTATGTGCTGCTTCAGGTTCGCGATGATTCGCCGTTCATGCTGCTGCAATGTGTGACAGATCCCGGTTTGGGGCTGCTCGTTGCCGATCCGTACGTGTTCATCAAGGACTATGATGTGAAGCTGGACAAGGCGGAAAAGAAAATTCTGAAATTGTCCAATATCCGGCAGTTGGCCGTCCTGGTCACCGTGACCATCCCACAAGACAAGCCCGAAGACACAACGCTCAATCTTTCCGGCCCCATTTTGGTGAACACGGAAGAGAGGGTTGGTCTTCAGGCTCCGCAGATCGAATCCGGATACCCCGCCTGGTATCGGTTGTCGGACAAGAAAGAGTAGGGCCTAGCGGCTTACACAAGAAGGTCAAGGTCGTCACGGATGAGATTCGCGGCGGCCTTTTTTATGTCCGGCTGGTAGCTGTTGTTGCGGACCTGTTCCTTGAGCTCGTTCACCTTCTGGCGACGAATGTCCGAGGCTTCGGATGCCGTATGCAGCGCAGTGCTGCGCAGCTTGGCTTCCGAGGAAAAGGCGATGGTGTCGGACTTTCCTTCAGACGTTGAAGCCTGAGAAGCCTTGTCGGCTGCGCCTCGGGTGTTTCCGTTGACCTTCTTCTTGTCATAGGGATTGATTTCCCCAAGCAGGTTTTTGATTTCCATAGCCATTTGTCTTCCCTCCCACGGGTGGGGGTGAGGCTAGAGCATTGTTGCATCAACTCTGGCCAGTGTTATCTTCCAAAGGCGTTGCATGACTTCCTGTCGTTCCGGGCCGGTGACTTCGTTCGGCCCGCCTTGAGCGTCATGCAGAATCTGAACGTCCATGCCGTCCAAAGGATATTCGAACACGTACTGTTTTCCGGTCTCATGTTCAAGTTGTTGCAGAATGCTTCCCACAACCGGGTTTTCCGTGTTGCTGACGATCAGGTTCTCTATGATTTCTCGTGCTATCCGTTCCACAAGTTCCCGCCTTTTGGCTTCTCGCGAAATGGTTACTTCATCCTGCGAACGCGAAAGTTTCAGTGCTCTTCGAAAGCGGGCAAGCCGCTTGGCACTGGTGAGCTGCTTCCCGTAAGTCTGCAGCATTTTTTGAACATTCGCAGGATTTGTCAAATCTTATTCTCCTTACCTTAAAAGAAAGATCGACGCTGGCCCTGAAAAACTTTAGGGTGTTTTCTAAAAAAAGTTAAAAAAAAGTAAAACGGGTCGTCAATTTTCGGCATATGCAGAGAAAAGGTTGAATATATCTTTGAATTTAACTACTCAGTGAATTCATGTCCAGACCCGTAGAAAAAGTGTTGGTGGTCACCAAACCGGAAACACCGGCAGCGCATTCGCTGTGCGCGGAACTTGTCGAATTCTTAAGCGAAAAGAATGTCAAAACCGTTGTTTGCGAAAACCGCAAAGGCCGTGACGGCTATCCGTTTGAACGGGATGGCAGCTTCCAGCTCGTGATTGTTCTCGGCGGAGACGGAACGCTTATCGGCGTTGCCCGGCGAATGCACCGTCTCGGTATTCCGTTGCTGGGAATCAATCTTGGCCGTGTGGGTTTTCTCACCCATCATTCGCCGGACGACTGGCGACCGGGGCTTGCCGACATTCTGGCTGGAAACTATGCTGTGGCTTCACGCATGGCCCTTGATTTTCGTGTCTTGCGTTCCGGGCGTTACGTGCATTCCGGCACGGTCATCAACGATCTGGTCATGGGGCGCGGGTCCTTGGCCCGTTTGGTGCGCCTGAGTGTATTGTATGAGGGCAGCGAAGTTGCGCAGTTGCGGTCTGACGGCCTGATCGTGTCCACGCCGTTCGGTTCCACCGCCTACTGTGTTTCCGCGGGCGGACCGTTGGTTCACCCGGACCTTTCCGCCTATTGCATTACGGCCATTTGCCCTTTTTTGAACCGTTTCAGCCCCCTGGTGCTGCCCACCGAACATCGGCTGGCCATCCGCGTGGAAGAGGGGGGCGATGTCAAGCTTACCGAGGACGGACAAAAGGGTTTTTCCCTGTGCACGGGCGACGTGGTGGAAATCGTTCGATCCCGGGACGGGTTTCTCATGGTTTCCGAACCGGCAACGCGGTATTTTGATAAATTGAAGAACAAGGGTTTCATCGCTGAGAGGTAGCCGTGGTCACAGACGCTTCATCGTTCGATTCCGTGCTGGACATCAACTATGGGATCGACCCGGAACTTGATGCCCTGCTGTTGCATCTGATGACCGAGAATCATCTGGAATACAGCATTGATCCCGGCAAGAACGCTTCCAGGGAACAGATCCGGTTCATGGTCGCCATGGAGAACAATGAGTTCTATGCCCCGTGCTCGGACTGGATGTTCCTGCAATTGCTCAAGCCCGGGCTTCCGGACCAGTTGCTTGCCGAATACATTCAGCAATGGAAGATGTTCATACGCCTGGCCCGCGAGCATTGCACGGACCGGTATATCCGCCGCCGTTTCGTGGGGCTTTGTCGCCATAAGTTCCGCATGGCGCTGGCTTCGCCCATAGTTATACCTTCCAGGCTCATGAAGCGTATGATCACCATTCTCATGACCCAGAGCGGTATAGACGACCCGTATGCCGAGATTCGGCGCGGCCTGAACCGCAGGGCCGGCGAGGTTGTGGAAGGGCAGGCCTTTGACGCGGCCATCAACGCCTGCCGGGAATCGCATCCGGGTTGTACGCGTATCGACGATCTGCGTTTCAGCATCAATATGCTTGAGATCGAACGACTCATGCGCATTTCCACGGCTACTGACGCCTGGGAGGAGAGCCAGTTCTGTGAAAGTGAACTCAGGGCCTGCGGCATCGAACAGGAAATGGATGCGACGCCACGCGAGTTCGACGGGGTGGCCGAGGCTTTGCGAGGTCAGGGTGACGGGCCGCTCAAGATTCTCATGCTGCCCAAACGTTCCGGCGGTCTCATGTTCGACATCAGGCTCATACGCTCGCTGTTGCGCATGGGGCACAAGGTGGTGCTGGCTCTCAAGGAGGGCTTTTATTTCGACCATCCCACATTCTGGGATCGGGACGGCGATCCTGTGCTGGACAAAGCCTTGCACGATGCCCATTTCGTAGCCGAGGACCGTCTTTCGAAAAACGAACTGCTGTCCATCATGCGGGAATATCCGTTCGTGGTCATTTCCGACGGTACGCGCGAACGCATAAATCCCTATCGCACCAGCGTGACTTTTGCCCGGGCCTGGAAGGAGTGCGATTTGATCCTGGCCAAGGGCGAAGGCAAGTACCGACGTTTCATTCAGACCAGTCACACCTTCACCCGCGACATCATCTGCTATTTCCGGGATGAACAGGGTTCTTTTCACCTGCACTTCAAGCCCAAGGCCGAATGGGTCAGCAAGTTCAGCGAGAACTACATACGCGGCAAGGCCGAGTCCATCATTTCCAAAATGCGCCAGGCCCGAAACGACGGCAGGACCGTGATCTTCTATTCCGGCATCATTGGCAGCGTTCCCGGGCAGGTGGATATGGCCATCAAGGTCATGACCACCTTCGTGGCCGACCTGCGCACGTGGCTGGATTCCGTTTTCATCATCAATCCGGCGGAACATTTTGAAGAAGGCATGGATGCGGACGACCTCATGTTCATGTGGGAAATGGTGCAGCGCAGCGGGTACATAAACATCTGGCGGTTCCAGAGTCATTCGGATATTGAAAGGTCCTTCGACCTCATGGGGGCCAAGGTGCCGCCGGTCTGGGCGGGCAAGGATGCCACCTATTCCACCGGGTGCACCAAGGAGATGCATATCGCCCTGGACGTTCAGCGCAGGCAACCGGAGTTGCAGATTATCGGTCCCAGCCCGGAAAAGTTTTTCCGGCGCAGGGAATACGGAGTCGGAAAATTCTGTGACGTGGCCATTGACAAGTGCGACTGAGCTTTGCCGAAATCCGTTGATGAAAAGAGACGATCCGTGTTTTTGAAACGCTTACATTTTCTTTTGCCCTGCCTTGTTTGTGCGGGGTACCTCGTGATTGCCGGGTGCGCCCTGTACCGTGCTCCCGAGCCGGAGCAGGACATTGTGTGTCCGCCGCTGGAAAGGGTTTCCCCCCGGCAGTCCGCCCTGTTTCCCGAATCCGTGCCACCCATGACCTCCCCGGTGGCAAAGAGCGCG
Encoded proteins:
- a CDS encoding flagellar basal body P-ring protein FlgI; translation: MKVATKADAEFKRLVLRIVLILILGACAAVWTSGQVYAVRLKDISSFSGVRTNELVGYGLVVGLAGTGDGTSSDFTMTSMSNMLDKMGVQVDPSNLKPKNVAAVMVTAKMPVSVKPGSTIDVTVSSLGDAESLLGGVLLVTPLKGLDGRVYAVGQGALTIGGFALSGEAASAQKNIPTVGRIPNGAVVERAVPFKFNRQDGMTVNLTIQDFNTTMQVVRRINATLGGEFARAEDISTVKLSIPDKFRGNMVPLMASLENLNITPDGKAKVVVDEKTGTVVLGQDVRLSKVAVAHGNLQVVIAEDEEVSQPGPFSEGETVVTPQTDVQVSEQNNRLMLMEGATLQELVDGLNSIGASPRDLISIIRTLKVAGSLHAEVEVI
- a CDS encoding rod-binding protein; its protein translation is MVESSFGAEAAVSSAAQKELIKFKTQMDGLKERLAAAPDKEGKLREACKDFEAVFISKMWKEMKNTVPKGGVFGSKQSEMYMSMFDRDFAEKMADSGGIGLGDMLYDQLKDKLKQSSRDALAGKVAIKPLENGSAGIALSPADRGGVTPGQGLGNRTIDQWLGNESASVQGKEGLAEHNESVVDAALSDTEVKARLDALTRRIEGRRSASRAASSAYGESSASADDENIGRKLARIG
- the flgN gene encoding flagellar export chaperone FlgN, translated to MLLSALLEEEFARLQKRNPRGVSRIELSIQELLRQIAAERFSLKRMCQAIDPEAEQVHMLYSSMDETTQQAFGSMLAMLDKMEQKCGLQAAKNQELAQALLDQSSSLLNFMHKEIQPKKRDAYSARGRFVGAGSSQATILRGRL
- the flgK gene encoding flagellar hook-associated protein FlgK yields the protein MAFGANSILDVGRWALFASQVQLSVTGNNIANVDTEGYSRRSAVLEEGINIDYKPGQMGTGVQVKEIQRHFDELVERLYYDQASLRDKWGALYEQLQSVESLFNESSGIGVSDSLSTYFNSWNDLSQRPENYGTRQDVVNQGTTLASTISQADSSLNDMQERIDAMIDQEVMNANNIMGQIADVNRRINVHDIPGSNNANALYDERARLVRELGEIVDINYIDNGLGNVTITTKAGQTLVDGEEHFYLEFGAPYAEQDLELDSTFEGQVYFEGDSNFEYTIEFMASNSGTTDAGIVSNSGNAAQFRVSLDGGNTWLTNPDGSTRYFAARPDEGKVNVEGVSIWFGSATDPKGDPTGTLKKGDTFTIRPSRTLFWVENTSHKQNITPQADFTGQENPERLTGGKLGAYFSLRDQYVGRYREKLDTLAHNLIWEVNRTHSQGAGLQNYTSLDGTYSVDAIDRPLASDSTGLAFGDKLQSGSSFVYIYDPDTGAMLSNAALDFDPATPGTQMFDPNQHSMQDVVDAYNNTFGSFMTAGIVNNRIHLQAKDGYEFTFGADSAGLNAALGLNTYFEGDDAGTISVNDTIATDLDFLAAGHVNGAGEVNSGDNYVALALYGLREQDVEMYTPMEGSTKQTLMEYYNGLVGNVGADTNNVKFSYDFTNSLATDLDDRQQQVSGVNLDEEMSNLIKFQHSYTAAAKLITTADQMLQTVLSLKP
- the flgL gene encoding flagellar hook-associated protein FlgL — encoded protein: MYRVSQQMLFSRYVNNMNTSLTDLMDLNIKSQTMKRVNKPSDDPTGMMRILDHRDVIRSLDQYQENVDTAKGWLGRSDDTLQQASTLLTRAKELATQAATGTLSADNREEISYELRSLFDQMIGLSNTEFEGKSIYSGHKTDGNAFEKIMWMTTNDKNLNNNNTFRVEGTSETTVLVQFYDTSDTAAPGDTMALNDPNLGIRYSSDGGDSWKDGTVAFAGGEARLQMPGSGTSVVFNNNSDVRINSHDDENDGRGTWLWLRPSARYLGDDVDSVDVDKMGSGTGVYEAEASGSFPHGNVMVRIDNDSAVDFDEEIEYSFSIDGGLTWKTGNRAYADATASNAVLSIQPGGVLTLNSNGGNTLQPGTQFVIHPRTADINLDISETESVRVNDIGKDLFGGIYQDPDVTISNGGNATLLGSSNAMPMFYDNDGQAGMFLAASNASTTENIFEVMGNLIAFTETNNQTGVQQMLASLEVAHEHLMNRAASVGGRENRLSVADNILSGLELNEKELLSNVEDADVTELMTDLAQKQIIYESVLRSSSMIMQMNLTKFI
- the csrA gene encoding carbon storage regulator CsrA, which codes for MLILTRKPGESLYLGDNIKLKILNIQGKQIKIGLDVPDDMTVYREEVYLKIKEQNRQALESSQQDLLAAATLWLEKESK
- the fliW gene encoding flagellar assembly protein FliW, coding for MARERKQVIQTRLGEREISTDAIVYFPRGLVGLEDKREYVLLQVRDDSPFMLLQCVTDPGLGLLVADPYVFIKDYDVKLDKAEKKILKLSNIRQLAVLVTVTIPQDKPEDTTLNLSGPILVNTEERVGLQAPQIESGYPAWYRLSDKKE
- a CDS encoding flagellar biosynthesis anti-sigma factor FlgM; translation: MAMEIKNLLGEINPYDKKKVNGNTRGAADKASQASTSEGKSDTIAFSSEAKLRSTALHTASEASDIRRQKVNELKEQVRNNSYQPDIKKAAANLIRDDLDLLV
- a CDS encoding DVU0524 family FlgM-associated protein, which encodes MTNPANVQKMLQTYGKQLTSAKRLARFRRALKLSRSQDEVTISREAKRRELVERIAREIIENLIVSNTENPVVGSILQQLEHETGKQYVFEYPLDGMDVQILHDAQGGPNEVTGPERQEVMQRLWKITLARVDATML
- a CDS encoding NAD(+)/NADH kinase, translated to MSRPVEKVLVVTKPETPAAHSLCAELVEFLSEKNVKTVVCENRKGRDGYPFERDGSFQLVIVLGGDGTLIGVARRMHRLGIPLLGINLGRVGFLTHHSPDDWRPGLADILAGNYAVASRMALDFRVLRSGRYVHSGTVINDLVMGRGSLARLVRLSVLYEGSEVAQLRSDGLIVSTPFGSTAYCVSAGGPLVHPDLSAYCITAICPFLNRFSPLVLPTEHRLAIRVEEGGDVKLTEDGQKGFSLCTGDVVEIVRSRDGFLMVSEPATRYFDKLKNKGFIAER
- a CDS encoding ARMT1-like domain-containing protein, with product MVTDASSFDSVLDINYGIDPELDALLLHLMTENHLEYSIDPGKNASREQIRFMVAMENNEFYAPCSDWMFLQLLKPGLPDQLLAEYIQQWKMFIRLAREHCTDRYIRRRFVGLCRHKFRMALASPIVIPSRLMKRMITILMTQSGIDDPYAEIRRGLNRRAGEVVEGQAFDAAINACRESHPGCTRIDDLRFSINMLEIERLMRISTATDAWEESQFCESELRACGIEQEMDATPREFDGVAEALRGQGDGPLKILMLPKRSGGLMFDIRLIRSLLRMGHKVVLALKEGFYFDHPTFWDRDGDPVLDKALHDAHFVAEDRLSKNELLSIMREYPFVVISDGTRERINPYRTSVTFARAWKECDLILAKGEGKYRRFIQTSHTFTRDIICYFRDEQGSFHLHFKPKAEWVSKFSENYIRGKAESIISKMRQARNDGRTVIFYSGIIGSVPGQVDMAIKVMTTFVADLRTWLDSVFIINPAEHFEEGMDADDLMFMWEMVQRSGYINIWRFQSHSDIERSFDLMGAKVPPVWAGKDATYSTGCTKEMHIALDVQRRQPELQIIGPSPEKFFRRREYGVGKFCDVAIDKCD